The following are from one region of the Synergistaceae bacterium DZ-S4 genome:
- a CDS encoding pyridoxal phosphate-dependent aminotransferase: MTQIAFPNSRMSSIQMSGGIREILGRADELEKQGKSIIHMEIGRPDFDSPQCAKNAAITALNNGDVHYTDMAGTHKLREAVAEKYLKDNSMQLDPDKNIVITSGAIEALTATFLTMLEPGDEVIVPAPYFPAYADQIALANGVLVKADTTIENEFRLKVADLENSISNKSKVLLLNTPNNPSGAVLTRQDLEEIASLAIKHNLWVISDECYEKFLYEGDHISIASLPGMAERTVTISAASKTWSMTGWRVGWIVCPEQMRPFANKCHQNLTTCATSFAQAGVTEAFKHADKDVKTMVLEYKRRRDMVMKWLSRTKGFEHVIPSGAFYAFPKISSLGMDGFKFCSWLLEEAGVSTVPGEVFGSPGHIRIAYCRSYEYIEEGMRRIKEAVEKI, translated from the coding sequence ATGACACAGATAGCATTTCCTAACAGCCGCATGTCGTCGATCCAGATGTCCGGCGGAATACGCGAAATCCTGGGACGAGCCGACGAATTGGAAAAACAGGGCAAAAGCATAATACACATGGAAATTGGCAGACCGGACTTTGATTCCCCTCAATGTGCAAAAAATGCAGCAATTACAGCATTGAACAACGGAGATGTGCACTATACAGACATGGCCGGCACACACAAACTGCGCGAAGCAGTAGCGGAAAAATATCTCAAAGACAACAGCATGCAGTTAGACCCGGACAAGAATATTGTTATCACATCAGGTGCAATAGAGGCTCTTACAGCAACATTCCTGACAATGCTTGAACCAGGTGACGAGGTAATTGTTCCAGCACCGTACTTCCCTGCATACGCAGACCAGATCGCACTCGCAAACGGTGTTTTAGTAAAAGCTGATACAACAATAGAAAATGAATTCCGTTTAAAAGTTGCTGACCTCGAAAACTCCATCTCTAACAAAAGTAAAGTACTGCTCCTGAATACTCCCAATAACCCCAGCGGTGCTGTACTCACAAGACAGGATCTTGAAGAAATTGCAAGCCTTGCTATAAAGCACAACCTCTGGGTCATTTCGGATGAATGCTATGAAAAATTTCTTTATGAAGGAGATCATATAAGTATTGCAAGCCTGCCCGGAATGGCCGAACGCACTGTAACAATTTCAGCAGCTTCAAAAACATGGTCAATGACGGGCTGGCGTGTCGGTTGGATAGTGTGCCCTGAACAGATGAGACCCTTTGCCAATAAATGCCACCAGAATCTAACCACATGTGCGACCTCGTTTGCTCAGGCTGGTGTTACAGAAGCGTTTAAGCATGCAGACAAAGATGTAAAGACAATGGTTCTGGAATACAAACGACGCAGGGACATGGTTATGAAATGGCTAAGCAGGACCAAAGGTTTCGAACATGTAATCCCTTCAGGTGCATTCTATGCATTTCCGAAAATCTCATCATTAGGTATGGATGGATTCAAATTCTGCTCATGGCTGCTTGAAGAAGCAGGAGTCTCTACCGTACCGGGCGAGGTATTCGGCAGCCCCGGACATATCAGAATAGCCTACTGCAGATCCTACGAATATATCGAAGAGGGCATGAGGCGTATAAAGGAAGCTGTGGAAAAGATATAA
- a CDS encoding GntR family transcriptional regulator, translated as MTNKTSNLADTVYFTLKNRILRGELRPGTALREEYLSEIFQVSRTPLRKALAQLMVEGYLTKGRDRTLRIPEISPDQLKDTLAARKLLEIASVEEAATKATKEDIGRLEHLIWDEEEAMRTQDNLLVASIDRMFHNYLAQTSGNRIYEEFIGQLGYKVSLYLALSNTLGEVINEALKEHREILNSVKFKMPDRAAKAMKDHLDNVERRMLESIRHEEENSKSTVLSSKIKKKSKTR; from the coding sequence ATGACCAATAAGACATCAAATCTTGCTGATACTGTCTATTTTACACTTAAGAACAGGATACTCCGGGGGGAACTCCGCCCTGGGACTGCACTGCGTGAAGAATATCTTTCAGAAATATTCCAGGTCAGCAGAACTCCTTTAAGAAAAGCTCTTGCACAGCTTATGGTTGAGGGATATCTAACAAAAGGCAGAGACAGAACTCTTCGTATTCCTGAAATTTCACCGGATCAGCTAAAAGACACACTTGCCGCACGTAAACTTCTTGAAATAGCCTCTGTAGAAGAAGCAGCAACAAAGGCAACAAAAGAAGACATCGGAAGGCTTGAGCACTTAATCTGGGATGAAGAAGAAGCCATGAGAACTCAGGATAACCTTCTTGTAGCCTCTATCGACCGAATGTTTCACAACTATCTGGCCCAAACATCCGGCAACAGAATCTACGAAGAGTTTATAGGTCAGCTTGGCTATAAAGTATCGTTGTACCTTGCATTGAGCAATACGCTGGGAGAGGTCATAAACGAAGCTCTTAAAGAACATAGAGAGATACTTAACTCCGTAAAGTTTAAAATGCCGGACAGGGCAGCAAAAGCAATGAAAGACCATCTTGATAATGTTGAACGAAGAATGTTGGAATCAATAAGACACGAAGAAGAAAATTCGAAGTCAACAGTTCTTTCATCAAAAATAAAAAAGAAATCAAAAACGAGGTGA